GTGCTGGTGCCCGGCATGCTCGGCTTCGTGCGCCTGGGGCTGTTCCCGTATTGGTACGGCATCGTCCCGGCGCTGCAAGCGGGCGGGGCGCAGGTGTTTGCCGTGCAGGTCGCGCCGCTCGATTCCAGCGAGGTGCGCGGCGAGCAATTGCTGGTGCAGATCGAGCGCATTCGCCGCGAAACCGGCGCCGACAAGGTCAACCTGATCGGTCACAGCCAGGGTTCACTCACCGCCCGCTATGCGGCGGCCAAGCGCCCGGAGTGGGTAGCGTCGGTGACGTCGGTGGCCGGGCCCAACCATGGCTCGGAACTGGCCGACCATATCCACCGCCATTACCCTATCGACGGTGTGAAGGGGCGGATCATGAGCGCGTTGTTTCATCTCGTCGCCTGGGTAATGGGCGTGCTGGAAACCGGCTATCGCGGGCCGCGTTTCAAGGCGGATCTGCGAGCGTCACACCTCTCCCTGACTAGCCAGGGCGTGGCGCTGTTCAATCAGCACTATCCACAGGGGCTGCCGCAGACATGGGGCGGGCAAGGCATGGAAGAGGTCAATGGCGTGCGCTATTACTCGTGGTCCGGCATCTTGCAGCCGGGCATCACCGACCATGGCCGCAACCTGTTCGACGGCACGCACCGCAGCTGCCGTTTGTTCGCCCGCAGCTTTGTGCGCGAAAAGGGCCAGTGCGACGGGATGGTGGGGCGCTACAGTTCACACTTGGGGAGGGTCATCGGTGACGATTACGCGCTGGATCATTTTGATATCGTCAACCAGTCCCTGGGGCTGGTGGGCAAGGGCGCGGAGCCGATCCGCTTGTTCGTGGAGCATGCGCAGAGGCTGAAGGCCGCCGGGGTTTAGCAGGCATACCGCGTTATCGTTCATCGCAGCGATGCGGCGATCCGACAAGCCAGCTCCCACAGTCGACCGTGTTCATCCTTTGGAATGGGATCAAATGTGGGAGCCGGGCTTGCCCGCGATAGCGATCGATCAGACAACACTGACCTTCCTGCGCACCGGCGTCGTCCAACGCTCCGACAAAACCACCCCACCCAACGTCAGCAAGCCGCCCACCAGGTGATACAGCGCCAGCGCTTCCTTCAACACCACCGCGGCAATCAGCGCGGTGAGCAACGGCAGCAGATTGAAAAACAGCGTAGTGCGGCTCGGCCCCAGGGTCTTCACCGAATGCATCCACGCCAGTGGCGCGAGCATCGAGGCCAGCAGGCACGCGTACAGCACCAGCGGGATATTCGCCCAGCCCAGGCCTGCCTTGGCCGAGAACAGGAACAGCGGAAACAGTACCACCACCGCCACCAGCACCTGCAGGTACAGCAACACCAGGGGCGGCAGGCGCAGCTGCCATTTTTTCAGCAGGGTGCTGTAGACCGCATAGGCCAGGGTCGCGATCAGCATCATGCCGTCGCCCAGGTTGACGCCATGCTGCAACAGCGCGCCGAGGCTGCCGGCCGACACCACCACGACCACGCCTGAGAATGACAGCACCGCACCGGTCAACGCGCCGTAGGTCAGGCGTTGGCCGAGGCTGATGATCGCCGCCGTCAGGGCCATCAACGGCATCAGCGACAGGATAATGCCCATGTTGGTGGCCGTGGTCAGCGTGGCGGCGTAATACGCCAGGCTCTGGTACACCGCCATGCCCAGCACGCCGAGGATGAATATCTTGCCAAGATTCGGGCGGATCAGCGCCCACTGGGCGATCACCGGTTTGATCATGAACGGCGTAAACAGCAGCGCCGCCAGCAGCCAGCGGTAAAAACCGATCTCGGCGGGGAAGATCGAACCCACGGCCAGCTTGTTGATGACGGTGTTGCCGGCCCAGATAAAAATGGCCAGCAGAGGATAAGCGTATGGCATGGAAATCGCCGAGCAGCGTAACGGACGGGGATTATCCCCTGTCTGCGCAGGAAGGTGTAACAGGGTTTGACTACACTCTCGAAAGACCGTGCCTCTCGGCCCGGTAACAGGGAGAAAACGCCATGAAGATGCTGCGAACCGCGCTGTTTATGATGGGCCTGCTGCTGTGTTCCCAAGGCTTTGCCGCCACCGCCCAGCAAAACAAAATGACCACCTGCAACGCCGAGGCCACCACCAAGACGCTCAAGGGTGACGAACGCAAGGCCTTCATGAAGACCTGCCTGTCGGCCCCGGCGGCCAACGACGCCAAGACCCTGACTCCGCAGCAGCAGAAGATGAAGGATTGCAATGCCGAGGCCAAGACCAAGGCGCTGGCCGGTGATGCGCGTAAAACCTTTATGAGTACGTGCCTCAAAGGTAGCTGACACCGCGAATTCCCTGTGGGAGCGGGCTTGCTCGCGAAAGCGGTGTGTCATTCAACACAACGGTGTCTGAACAACCGCTTTCGCGAGCAAGCCCGCTCCCACATTGACGGTGTTGGCAACATGAAGACCACTCGCTTGATTCGCTCAACGCTGGCAGACTGCCCATCCTTTAACGCCGCTCGTTTTGAGGCTGTATGCCAACGTTTTCTCAGCGTCATGTGTTGTTGCTGGCCAGCTACATCATCATTTTCGGCGGATTGCTGCTGGTACTGCCGCTCAAATTGTTGCCCAGCCTCTTGGCCGGCCTGCTGGTGTATGAGTTGGTCAACATGCTCACCCCGCAACTGCAACGGCTGATCGAGGGGCGCCGCGCGCGCTGGCTGGCGGTGGCCTTGCTCGGCACCCTGATCGTCAGCGTGCTGGCCTTGATCTTCGCCGGCGCCATCAGCTTCCTGCTCCACGAAGCGGAAAATCCCGGGGCTTCCCTCGACAAATTCATGGGCGTGGTCGACCGCGCACGCGGCCAGTTGCCGCCGTTCCTTGATGCCTACCTGCCCGCCAGCGCCGCTGAATTCCGTGTGGCCATCGGCGACTGGCTGAGCAAGCACCTGAGCGAACTGCAACTGGTCGGCAAAGACGCCGCGCACATGTTCGTCACCCTGCTGATCGGCATGGTGCTCGGCGCCATCATCGCCCTGCAACGTGTGCCCGACCTGACCAAGCGCAAACCCCTGGCCGCCGCGTTGTTCGACCGCCTGCACCTGCTGGTCCAGGCGTTTCGCAACATCGTCTTCGCCCAAATCAAAATCGCCGCGCTCAACACCGCCTTCACCGCCGTGTTCCTCGCCGTGGTACTGCCGCTGTGCGGGATCCACCTGCCGCTGACCAAAACCCTGATCGTCCTCACCTTCCTCCTGGGCCTGCTGCCGGTGATCGGCAACCTGATGTCCAACACCCTGATCACCATCGTCGCGCTGTCGCTGTCGATCTGGGTGGCGGTGGCGGCGTTGGGGTATCTGATCGTGATCCACAAGGTTGAATACTTCCTCAACGCACGGATCGTGGGCGGGCAAATCAGCGCCAAGTCGTGGGAATTGTTGTTGGCGATGCTGGTGTTTGAAGCGGCATTTGGATTGCCGGGGGTGGTGGCGGGGCCGATTTATTATGCGTATCTCAAGAGCGAGTTGAAGCTTGGCGGGATGGTGTGATGCTGACTGAAGCGCTTTCGCTTCGTGGACTTTAAAGGGAATTAGAGGGAAGTAAGCGGTGACCGACGATCTCTACGCTCCGCCGACGGCGGAGTTGACCGACGTGCTAAGGACATCGTCCGAGTTCTATGTGATTTCCAAAAGGAAGCTGCTGATCCTCGGCCTGCTCAGTTTTGGGCTGTATACCTATGTTTGGGCGTATAAAAACTGGAGTTTGTACAAGAAAATTAATCAGGTAGATATCTGGCCTTTGGCGCGCGCCTTTTTCTTCATTTTCTTTATGCATCAGCTGTACCGCCGTGCAGATGATCGCGTTGCCCGCAGCGGTCGAAAGTTCGATTTTGACTTCGAGCAGTGGGCAACGGTTTTCGTCGTGGTGACCGTAGGCGCGAATCTTTTCGACGCCGCCGCTGGGCGGATCGATAGTTTGCATGCCTACAAAAATTTGTCGCTGCTGGGGACACCGGTGTGCGCTTACATCCTTTCGCAATGCCAGGGCATGATCAACTTCGCAGCGGGAGATCCCGAGGGGCAAAGCAATGATCGCTTCACTCCGTGGAATTACTTGGTAATCGTGCCGGGTGTCGTCTTGTGGTGCCTGACGTTTCTGGGACTCTGGGCGATTTATCACGGTTAATCAGCCTTGCGGCAGGGCGACTGAAAAGCCGCCCTGTCCCCGCTTAGGCCGCTTGCGGACTTAGCCTGCGGCCAATCACATCCATCAAATCGCACCCATCCCGCAACGGGATGGCCAGCAGTTGTGCGAAGTCGTGGAGTACGACGGCGTCGCTGCTGAGTTCTTCTCGAAAGGCGATGTTTTCCAGTAACTGAGTCACCGCGCGAATGCGGTAGGCAGCGGCGTCGAGAAGGACGTCGAGTGGGGCTTGGGTATCGATGGTTAAAGCGGGGATGGTGCAGTCGTGGCCGGTTAGGGGCATGTAGCGATTCATAAGTGAAACTCCGTAGTTCAAAAGGAGCTCCCACTCGATTGTCGCCAAACAATAGGGTGGCAGCTGTACGCAGGTTGGCGAACCGGAACCACGGAACCGGCAGACCCGAAGGTCTCCCGCGCACAGCTACCATAGACGCAGCTTTGCGGGTACAAAAATGCCTGCCAACGAAGCAGACATTTTTGAATGTGGTTTCAGGTCGCCAAACCTGATCGCCATGAGGGCGACGGCCGGACTATAAGCTTCATCATGGAAATCGTGCAAGGAGCAGGGCGGCTTGGTTACAACATTCCACCGCAGGTTTTGTGCAGGCAGGTTTTGGGGCTGCTGCGCAGCCCAACGGGAGCAAGCTCCCTCGCCACAAGGGGGGCGGTGGCGACTCGGGATTGGGGGTACACAGGTCAAAAATGTGGGAGCTGGCTTGCCTGCGAATGCGGTGGATCAGTCAGAGCAATATTGACTGACACTCCGCGTTCGCAGGCAAGCCAGCTCCCACATTGATTTATGGTGTCTGGAAGTCAGCAGCCGTACCGCTTGCTCGCCTCAATCGCCAAGCCACTGCCAATGCTGCCAAAAATATTCCCTTCCACATGCCGCGCATTCGGCAGCATCGCCGAGATGCTGTGGCGCAGCGCCGGGATGCCGCTGGAGCCGCCGGTAAAGAACACGGTGTCCACTTGCGCGACGCTCACCGAAGCGTCAGTGAGCAACTGCGTAACACTGCCGCGCACGCGCTCCAGCAGGTTTTCGATGGACGACTCGAACAGTGCCCGCGTGAGGTCAACGCTCAGGCCCGGTTCCACGCGGTCGAGCGGCACATGGCGGCTGTCGGCGTGGGTCAGTTGGATTTTGGTCTCTTCCACTTCCATCGCCAGCCAGTGACCGGCGCGCTGTTCGATCAGCTTGAACAGGCGGTCGATGCCGCCGGTGTCTTCGATGTCGTAGCGCATGCTGCCCAGGGCCAGCTGGGATTTCTGTGAGTACACCGAGTTGATCGTATGCCAGGTGGCGAGGTTCATGTGGTGGCTGGTGGGCATGTAGGCGCCGCTTTTCATGCGGCTGCCATAGCCGAACAACGGCATCATGCCAGCGAGGGAAAGCTGTTTGTCGAAGTCGGTACCGCCGATGTGCACGCCGCCAGTGGCGAGGATGTCGTCCTGGCGGTTGTCGTTGTGGCGACGATCCGGCGACAGGCGCACCAGCGAGAAGTCGGAGGTACCCCCGCCGATGTCGACGATCAGTACCAGCTCTTCCTTGGCGATGGTGGACTCGTAGTCGAAGGCTGCGGCAATCGGCTCGTACTGGAATGAGATGTCCTTGAAGCCGATCTTGCGCGCCACATCCACCAGGGTGTTTTCGGCTTCCTGGTCGGCCATCGGGTCGTCATCGACGAAAAACACCGGACGGCCCAGCACCACTTCTTCGAATTCACGGCCGGCGGTGGCTTCGGCGCGGCTCTTGAGCTGGCCGATAAACAGCGCCAGCAAGTCGGTGAACGGCATCGCGGTGCCGAGCACGCTGGTGTCATGCTTGATCAGCTTGGAACCCAACAGGCTCTTGAGCGAGCGCATCAAGCGGCCTTCGTAGTTCTCCAGGTACTCGTGCAGCGCCAGGCGGCCGTACACCGGGCGGCGCTCTTCGAAGTTGAAGAACACCACCGACGGCAGGGTGATTTTGTCGTCCTCCAGCGCAATAAGCGTTTCCATGCCGGGACGGATCCAGCCGACGGTGGAGTTGGACGTGCCGAAGTCGATACCGCAGGCACGGGCTGGGGATGGGTTTTCCATGACAATCAGGTTCCGGTTGAAAAACGGCCGCGCAGTGTATGTCAGTCGAAGGCGGATGCGTAGGCCGACCATCCGTTAAATCATGCTTGAATCCTGGGGATTTGCCCCCACATCTGCTGCATACGGCAAGTGCCGATCACACTTTGACGCCCCCCGGCCCCAAGACTCGACACGTGCAGACCAGCGCACCTTGGGCCCGCGAGCGGTGCGATCTCGATTAAAGGATGGTGAAACCCCGATGGATTTCAAAGACTACTACAAGATACTTGGCGTCGAGCCTTCGGCTGACGACAAGGAAATCAAGGCGGCCTACCGCAAGCTGGCGCGCAAGTACCACCCGGACGTCAGCAAGGAAAAAGACGCCGAAGCCAAGTTCAAGGACGCGTCCGAAGCCTATGAGGCGCTCAAGAGCGCCGACAAGCGCGCCGAATACGACGAGCTGCGCAAATACGGCCAGCATGGCCAGCCGTTCCAGGGGCCACCGGGCTGGCAGAGCCGTGGCGGCTTTGGCGGCGGCGCGGGCACCGAGGACTTCTCGGACTTTTTCAGCTCGATCTTCGGCAACCGCAGCGATGCCTTTGGCGGCGGCCAGCGCCGTCCTGCCGGGCGCAAGGGCCAGGACGTGGAGATGCAACTGACCGTGTCCCTGGAAGAGA
Above is a genomic segment from Pseudomonas azadiae containing:
- a CDS encoding esterase/lipase family protein, with the protein product MPQSLATRYPLVLVPGMLGFVRLGLFPYWYGIVPALQAGGAQVFAVQVAPLDSSEVRGEQLLVQIERIRRETGADKVNLIGHSQGSLTARYAAAKRPEWVASVTSVAGPNHGSELADHIHRHYPIDGVKGRIMSALFHLVAWVMGVLETGYRGPRFKADLRASHLSLTSQGVALFNQHYPQGLPQTWGGQGMEEVNGVRYYSWSGILQPGITDHGRNLFDGTHRSCRLFARSFVREKGQCDGMVGRYSSHLGRVIGDDYALDHFDIVNQSLGLVGKGAEPIRLFVEHAQRLKAAGV
- a CDS encoding DMT family transporter, producing the protein MPYAYPLLAIFIWAGNTVINKLAVGSIFPAEIGFYRWLLAALLFTPFMIKPVIAQWALIRPNLGKIFILGVLGMAVYQSLAYYAATLTTATNMGIILSLMPLMALTAAIISLGQRLTYGALTGAVLSFSGVVVVVSAGSLGALLQHGVNLGDGMMLIATLAYAVYSTLLKKWQLRLPPLVLLYLQVLVAVVVLFPLFLFSAKAGLGWANIPLVLYACLLASMLAPLAWMHSVKTLGPSRTTLFFNLLPLLTALIAAVVLKEALALYHLVGGLLTLGGVVLSERWTTPVRRKVSVV
- a CDS encoding PsiF family protein; the protein is MKMLRTALFMMGLLLCSQGFAATAQQNKMTTCNAEATTKTLKGDERKAFMKTCLSAPAANDAKTLTPQQQKMKDCNAEAKTKALAGDARKTFMSTCLKGS
- a CDS encoding AI-2E family transporter; this encodes MPTFSQRHVLLLASYIIIFGGLLLVLPLKLLPSLLAGLLVYELVNMLTPQLQRLIEGRRARWLAVALLGTLIVSVLALIFAGAISFLLHEAENPGASLDKFMGVVDRARGQLPPFLDAYLPASAAEFRVAIGDWLSKHLSELQLVGKDAAHMFVTLLIGMVLGAIIALQRVPDLTKRKPLAAALFDRLHLLVQAFRNIVFAQIKIAALNTAFTAVFLAVVLPLCGIHLPLTKTLIVLTFLLGLLPVIGNLMSNTLITIVALSLSIWVAVAALGYLIVIHKVEYFLNARIVGGQISAKSWELLLAMLVFEAAFGLPGVVAGPIYYAYLKSELKLGGMV
- a CDS encoding Hsp70 family protein; protein product: MENPSPARACGIDFGTSNSTVGWIRPGMETLIALEDDKITLPSVVFFNFEERRPVYGRLALHEYLENYEGRLMRSLKSLLGSKLIKHDTSVLGTAMPFTDLLALFIGQLKSRAEATAGREFEEVVLGRPVFFVDDDPMADQEAENTLVDVARKIGFKDISFQYEPIAAAFDYESTIAKEELVLIVDIGGGTSDFSLVRLSPDRRHNDNRQDDILATGGVHIGGTDFDKQLSLAGMMPLFGYGSRMKSGAYMPTSHHMNLATWHTINSVYSQKSQLALGSMRYDIEDTGGIDRLFKLIEQRAGHWLAMEVEETKIQLTHADSRHVPLDRVEPGLSVDLTRALFESSIENLLERVRGSVTQLLTDASVSVAQVDTVFFTGGSSGIPALRHSISAMLPNARHVEGNIFGSIGSGLAIEASKRYGC